In a genomic window of Streptomyces pristinaespiralis:
- the coaA gene encoding type I pantothenate kinase, with translation MITSPPRSAHRRAEHASTPYVDLTRAEWSALRERTPLPLSAEEVEQLRGLGDVIDLDEVRDVYLPLSRLLNLYVQASAGLRGALNTFLGDAGGGHGEQRGTPFVIGVAGSVAVGKSTVARLLQALLARWPEHPRVELVTTDGFLLPMKELKARGLMSRKGFPESYDRRALTRFVADIKAGKDEVTAPVYSHLIYDIVPDERLTVRRPDILIVEGLNVLQPALPGKDGRTRVGLADYFDFSVYVDARPEDIETWYLNRFRKLRETAFQNPFSYFRKYTQVSEEEALDYARTMWRTINKPNLLENVAPTRGRATLVLRKGPDHKVQRLSLRKL, from the coding sequence GTGATCACTTCGCCGCCACGAAGCGCCCACCGCCGGGCCGAGCACGCGTCGACGCCGTACGTCGACCTCACCCGCGCGGAGTGGAGCGCCCTGCGCGAGAGAACCCCGCTGCCCCTCAGTGCCGAGGAGGTCGAGCAGCTCCGCGGGCTCGGCGACGTCATCGACCTCGACGAGGTGCGGGACGTCTACCTCCCGCTGTCCAGACTGCTGAACCTCTACGTCCAGGCCAGCGCCGGCCTCCGCGGCGCCCTCAACACCTTCCTCGGCGACGCGGGAGGCGGCCACGGTGAACAGCGCGGCACGCCCTTCGTCATAGGGGTCGCCGGCTCCGTGGCCGTCGGCAAGTCGACCGTCGCCCGGCTCCTCCAGGCCCTGCTCGCGCGCTGGCCCGAGCATCCGCGGGTGGAGCTGGTGACCACCGACGGGTTCCTGCTTCCCATGAAGGAGCTCAAGGCCCGTGGGCTGATGTCCCGCAAGGGCTTCCCCGAGTCGTACGACCGCCGGGCGCTGACCCGGTTCGTCGCGGACATCAAGGCGGGCAAGGACGAGGTCACGGCACCGGTCTACTCCCACCTCATCTACGACATCGTCCCGGACGAGCGTCTGACCGTGCGCCGCCCGGACATCCTGATCGTCGAAGGGCTGAACGTCCTCCAGCCGGCGCTGCCCGGCAAGGACGGCCGGACCCGGGTCGGTCTCGCCGACTACTTCGACTTCAGCGTGTACGTCGACGCCCGGCCGGAGGACATCGAGACCTGGTACCTCAACCGTTTCCGCAAGCTGCGGGAGACGGCGTTCCAGAATCCTTTCTCCTACTTCAGGAAGTACACGCAGGTCTCCGAGGAGGAGGCACTCGACTACGCCCGCACCATGTGGCGGACCATCAACAAGCCCAATCTGCTGGAGAATGTGGCTCCCACCCGCGGCCGCGCCACACTGGTGCTGCGCAAGGGCCCGGACCACAAGGTGCAGCGGCTGTCACTGCGCAAGCTCTAG
- a CDS encoding DUF389 domain-containing protein, translating to MLHLRLITPADRTAEVIGLLEKTVGTAHLAVVPGAARDPQGDLVMCDVAREAGDELLAALRDLGIDECGSVAVENIDLSLSHRADRAEKAAPGEAADAVLWEQLSDATHEESTLSVTYIAFLTLATMIAACGVVLDNAILIVGAMAVGPEFGPLAGFCTAIVRRAPRLAMRSFVALMAGFAAAMLVTVGFSHFMDAVNLFELSKLKAERPNTSFIYNPDWFSFVVALLAGTAGMLSLTSSKSGALVGVAISVTTVPAAANAAVAFSYSYYGQAWGSTEQLLLNLLGIVLAGTLTLLAQKFFWARKRRSTAAAGVG from the coding sequence GTGCTGCATCTGCGTCTGATCACCCCTGCCGACCGCACCGCGGAGGTGATCGGTCTGCTCGAGAAGACGGTGGGCACGGCGCATCTCGCGGTCGTCCCCGGGGCCGCCCGTGACCCGCAGGGTGATCTGGTGATGTGCGACGTCGCGCGCGAGGCGGGTGACGAGCTGCTCGCCGCACTGCGCGACCTGGGCATCGACGAATGCGGCTCCGTCGCCGTGGAGAACATCGATCTCTCCCTGTCGCACCGCGCGGACCGGGCCGAGAAGGCGGCGCCCGGCGAGGCCGCGGACGCGGTCCTGTGGGAGCAGCTGTCGGACGCCACGCACGAGGAGTCGACCCTCAGCGTCACCTACATCGCGTTCCTCACGCTGGCGACGATGATCGCCGCCTGTGGTGTGGTGCTGGACAACGCGATCCTGATCGTGGGAGCGATGGCGGTCGGCCCGGAGTTCGGCCCGCTGGCCGGTTTCTGCACGGCCATCGTCCGCCGCGCCCCACGCCTCGCGATGCGCTCGTTCGTGGCGCTGATGGCCGGGTTCGCCGCGGCGATGCTGGTGACGGTGGGCTTCAGCCACTTCATGGACGCGGTGAACCTCTTCGAGCTGTCGAAGCTGAAGGCGGAACGCCCCAACACCAGCTTCATCTACAACCCGGACTGGTTCTCCTTCGTCGTCGCCCTGCTGGCCGGCACGGCCGGGATGCTGTCGCTCACCTCGTCGAAGTCGGGCGCCCTGGTCGGCGTCGCCATCTCCGTGACCACGGTGCCCGCCGCGGCGAACGCGGCGGTCGCCTTCAGTTACAGCTACTACGGACAGGCCTGGGGCTCGACCGAGCAGCTGCTGCTGAACCTGCTGGGCATCGTGCTGGCCGGGACGCTGACGCTGCTGGCCCAGAAGTTCTTCTGGGCCAGGAAGCGCCGGAGCACCGCGGCCGCCGGGGTCGGGTGA
- a CDS encoding ABC transporter permease gives MTATTMPLTPGRSGRVKPLDGIRQTFTMAWRSLVAVKHNPLELVDYSITPIMFVFLFTYVLGGQMAGSPDAYLKYALPGIIVQNTLFMTMYTAMALNTDLTKGVFDRLRSLPIARSAPLVGRITADLTKHVWAMLLMIGLGLLLGFRVTGGLGGFLLGALLLVVFAAAVSWTAVLIGMLAGDAEKVQAFGFTLIFPITFTSSAFVLVDTMPGWLQAFSDVNPVTHLSDAFRGLLLGGPVAEPVLWSLVWAAGITLVFCPLAMRAYRAKL, from the coding sequence ATGACCGCGACGACGATGCCGCTCACGCCGGGCCGGTCGGGCAGGGTGAAACCGCTCGACGGGATCAGGCAGACGTTCACGATGGCCTGGCGCAGTCTCGTGGCGGTCAAGCACAATCCGCTGGAGCTGGTCGACTACAGCATCACGCCGATCATGTTCGTCTTCCTGTTCACCTATGTGCTGGGCGGGCAGATGGCCGGCTCCCCGGACGCGTATCTGAAGTACGCGCTGCCCGGGATCATCGTGCAGAACACCCTCTTCATGACCATGTACACGGCCATGGCGTTGAACACCGACCTCACCAAGGGCGTCTTCGACCGGCTGCGCAGCCTGCCCATAGCGCGCTCCGCCCCGCTGGTCGGCCGCATCACCGCGGACCTCACGAAGCACGTGTGGGCCATGCTGCTGATGATCGGTCTCGGGCTGCTCCTCGGCTTCCGGGTGACCGGCGGCCTGGGCGGATTCCTGCTCGGCGCGCTGTTGCTGGTGGTGTTCGCAGCTGCCGTGTCGTGGACCGCCGTGCTCATCGGGATGCTCGCGGGTGACGCGGAGAAGGTGCAGGCGTTCGGCTTCACCCTCATCTTCCCGATCACGTTCACCAGCAGCGCCTTTGTACTGGTGGACACGATGCCGGGCTGGCTGCAGGCCTTCAGCGACGTCAATCCGGTGACGCACCTGTCCGACGCGTTCCGCGGCCTGCTGCTCGGCGGTCCCGTGGCCGAGCCGGTCCTGTGGTCGCTGGTGTGGGCGGCCGGCATCACCCTGGTCTTCTGTCCGCTGGCGATGAGGGCGTACCGGGCGAAGCTGTGA
- a CDS encoding daunorubicin resistance protein DrrA family ABC transporter ATP-binding protein: MSYAIQAEGLIKRFKETEALAGVDLTARTGSVLGLLGPNGAGKTTAVRIFATLLTPDGGRATVAGHDVVREAGKVRSLIGLTGQYAAVDENLTGTENLLLIGRLLGLPRRESKARAGELLDRFQLSDAAGRAVKTFSGGMRRRLDLAASLVGRPSILFLDEPTTGLDPHSRGELWDMLRALVADGATALLTTQYLNEADQLADDIVVVDKGRVIAEGTPDALKSEVGGQVLQVRPVAPQDLARTRALVAETAGSQTQTEGESVTVPVNDAELMPAVVRRLDREGIAVGELTLRRSSLDEVFLALTGHRAEPAQDSGRPDESAREAEEARHAVDGTEREKAVSST; this comes from the coding sequence ATGAGCTATGCCATCCAGGCGGAAGGACTGATCAAGCGTTTCAAGGAGACCGAAGCGCTGGCAGGCGTCGACCTGACGGCCCGCACCGGCTCTGTGCTGGGCCTGCTGGGACCGAACGGGGCGGGGAAGACGACTGCCGTACGGATCTTCGCCACACTGCTGACCCCCGACGGCGGCCGGGCGACGGTGGCCGGCCACGACGTCGTCCGTGAGGCCGGCAAGGTGCGCTCCCTCATAGGCCTCACCGGGCAGTACGCGGCGGTGGACGAGAACCTCACCGGCACGGAGAATCTGCTGCTCATCGGCCGTCTCCTCGGCCTGCCGAGACGGGAGTCCAAGGCGCGGGCCGGCGAACTGCTGGACCGCTTCCAGCTCAGCGACGCGGCGGGACGGGCGGTGAAGACGTTCTCCGGCGGCATGCGGCGCAGGCTGGACCTCGCGGCGAGCCTGGTCGGCCGCCCGAGCATCCTGTTCCTGGACGAGCCGACGACGGGCCTGGATCCGCACAGCCGCGGGGAGCTGTGGGACATGCTGCGGGCCCTGGTCGCGGACGGCGCGACCGCGCTGCTGACCACCCAGTATCTGAACGAGGCGGACCAGCTCGCGGACGACATCGTGGTCGTCGACAAGGGCCGGGTCATCGCCGAGGGCACGCCGGACGCGCTGAAGTCCGAAGTCGGGGGCCAGGTGCTCCAGGTGAGACCGGTGGCCCCGCAGGACCTGGCGCGGACCCGCGCCCTGGTTGCGGAGACGGCCGGTTCGCAGACGCAGACCGAGGGCGAGTCGGTCACCGTGCCGGTCAACGACGCCGAGCTGATGCCGGCGGTCGTGCGCAGGCTGGACCGCGAGGGGATAGCGGTGGGCGAGCTGACGCTGCGGCGTTCGTCCCTGGACGAGGTGTTCCTGGCGCTGACCGGGCACCGGGCCGAGCCCGCGCAGGACTCCGGCCGGCCGGACGAGTCCGCCCGCGAGGCGGAGGAGGCCCGCCACGCGGTCGACGGGACGGAGAGGGAGAAGGCGGTGAGTTCGACATGA